One window of Mauremys reevesii isolate NIE-2019 linkage group 4, ASM1616193v1, whole genome shotgun sequence genomic DNA carries:
- the LOC120403461 gene encoding olfactory receptor-like protein OLF1 isoform X2: MEKGNHSEVTEFILSGLTDRPELQVPLFVLFLLIYGITLLGNGGMILLITIDPRLQTPMYFFLSNLSFCDLCFSSILSPKMLLNFLAERKSISFSACAVQMNLCIIFADVECLLLAVMAYDRYVAICNPLLYTVTMSRQLCKELVVGAYAVGLVDSVIETCFTFRLSYCSSNIINHFFCDIPPLLALSCSDTRINEIMMYVFMSCIIVSSLVTVLLSYVYIISTILQISSAEGRRKTISTCSFHLTAVVLLFGTLLFIFLRPPSSYSMDTDKMASLFYTLVIPVLNPLIYSLRNTEVKDAVRRAMNKLLTNS, from the coding sequence atggaaaagggaaatcactCGGAGGTGACTGAGTTCATTCTCTCAGGACTGACAGATCGTCCAGAGTTGCAGGTTCCCCTGTTTGTGTTGTTCCTACTGATTTACGGTATCACCCTGTTGGGCAATGGGGGGATGATCTTGTTAATCACGATTGATCCCCGGCTCCAgacccccatgtactttttcctcagtaatttgtctttctgtgacctctgctttTCCTCAATACTTTCCCCtaagatgctgctgaatttcttagccgagaggaaaagcatttctttctctgcctgcGCTGTGCAAATGAATCTCtgtatcatttttgcagatgTTGAGTGTCTCTTGCTGGCTGTGATGGCATATGACCGTTACGTGGCCATCTGTAACCCGCTGCTCTATACGGTTACTATGTCCAGGCAGCTTTGTAAAGAGTTGGTGGTTGGGGCATACGCTGTCGGGTTGGTGGATTCAGTGATAGAAACGTGTTTTACATTTCGGCTGTCATACTGCAGCTCCAACATCatcaatcatttcttctgtgacatccccCCACTGCTGGCGCTCTCCTGCTCTGACACCCGCATCAATGAGATTATGATGTATGTTTTTATGAGTTGCATTATAGTGAGCAGCCTTGTAACTGTCCTCCTCTCCTATGTGtatatcatctccaccatcctgcagATCAGCTCTGCCGAGGGCCGGCGCAAAACCATCTCCACCTGCTCTTTCCACTTGACTGCTGTGGTCCTGCTTTTTGGCACCCTCCTCTTCATATTTTTACGTCCCCCCTCCAGCTATTCCATGGACACAGACAAAATGGCCTCGCTGTTTTACACGCTGGTGATCCCCGTGttgaaccccctcatctacagcctgaggaacacggAGGTGAAGGACGCCGTGAGGAGAGCAATGAATAAACTCCTAACCAATTCCTGA
- the LOC120403427 gene encoding olfactory receptor 1019-like translates to MEKGNHSEATEFILSGLTDRPELQVPLFWVFLLIYGITLMGNGVMILLITIDPRLHTPMYFFLSNLFFCDLCYSSTISPKMLLNFLAERKSISYTACAVQLYLSVVFADVECFLLAVMAYDRYVAICYPLLYTVTMSRQLCKQLVAGVYAVGLVDSMIQTCFSFRLSFCSSNIINHFFCDIPPLLALSCSDTRINEILMFAIMCCTGVSSLVTVLLSYVYIASTILQIRSAEGRRKAFSTCTFHLTAVVLFFCTLLFMYLRPTLSYSMDTDKVASVFYTLVIPMLNPFIYSLRNTEVKDALRRAMNKFLANS, encoded by the coding sequence atggaaaagggaaatcactCGGAGGCAACCGAGTTCATTCTCTCAGGACTGACAGATCGTCCAGAGCTGCAGGTTCCCCTCTTTTGGGTGTTCCTACTGATTTATGGTATCACCCTGATGGGCAATGGGGTGATGATCTTGTTAATCACGATTGACCCTcgactccacacccccatgtactttttcctcagtaattTGTTTTTCTGTGACCTCTGCTATTCCTCAACAATTTCCCCtaagatgctgctgaatttcttagcCGAGAGGAAAAGCATTTCTTACACTGCCTGTGCTGTGCAACTGTATCTCTCTGTTGTTTTTGCAGATGTTGAGTGCTTCTTGCTGGCTGTGATGGCATATGACCGTTATGTGGCCATCTGTTACCCACTGCTCTACACGGTCACCATGTCCAGGCAGCTTTGTAAGCAGCTGGTGGCTGGGGTGTACGCTGTGGGGTTGGTGGATTCAATGATACAAACATGTTTTTCATTTCggctgtcattctgcagctccaacatcatcaatcatttcttctgtgacatccccCCACTGCTGGCGCTCTCCTGTTCTGACACTCGCATCAATGAGATTCTGATGTTTGCTATCATGTGCTGCACTGGAGTGAGCAGCCTTGTAACTGTCCTTCTCTCCTATGTCTATATCGCCTCCACCATCCTGCAGATCCGCTCCGCCGAGGGGAGgcgcaaagccttctccacctgcactTTCCACTTGACCGCTGTGGTCCTGTTTTTTTGcactctcctcttcatgtatTTACGTCCCACCTTAAGCTATTCCATGGACACGGACAAAGTGGCCTCAGTGTTTTACACGCTGGTGATCCCCATGTTGAACCCATttatctacagcctgaggaacacggAGGTGAAGGATGCCCTGAGGAGAGCAATGAATAAATTCCTAGCCAATTCCTGA
- the LOC120403461 gene encoding olfactory receptor-like protein OLF1 isoform X1: MTMMEKGNHSEVTEFILSGLTDRPELQVPLFVLFLLIYGITLLGNGGMILLITIDPRLQTPMYFFLSNLSFCDLCFSSILSPKMLLNFLAERKSISFSACAVQMNLCIIFADVECLLLAVMAYDRYVAICNPLLYTVTMSRQLCKELVVGAYAVGLVDSVIETCFTFRLSYCSSNIINHFFCDIPPLLALSCSDTRINEIMMYVFMSCIIVSSLVTVLLSYVYIISTILQISSAEGRRKTISTCSFHLTAVVLLFGTLLFIFLRPPSSYSMDTDKMASLFYTLVIPVLNPLIYSLRNTEVKDAVRRAMNKLLTNS, from the exons ATGACTATG atggaaaagggaaatcactCGGAGGTGACTGAGTTCATTCTCTCAGGACTGACAGATCGTCCAGAGTTGCAGGTTCCCCTGTTTGTGTTGTTCCTACTGATTTACGGTATCACCCTGTTGGGCAATGGGGGGATGATCTTGTTAATCACGATTGATCCCCGGCTCCAgacccccatgtactttttcctcagtaatttgtctttctgtgacctctgctttTCCTCAATACTTTCCCCtaagatgctgctgaatttcttagccgagaggaaaagcatttctttctctgcctgcGCTGTGCAAATGAATCTCtgtatcatttttgcagatgTTGAGTGTCTCTTGCTGGCTGTGATGGCATATGACCGTTACGTGGCCATCTGTAACCCGCTGCTCTATACGGTTACTATGTCCAGGCAGCTTTGTAAAGAGTTGGTGGTTGGGGCATACGCTGTCGGGTTGGTGGATTCAGTGATAGAAACGTGTTTTACATTTCGGCTGTCATACTGCAGCTCCAACATCatcaatcatttcttctgtgacatccccCCACTGCTGGCGCTCTCCTGCTCTGACACCCGCATCAATGAGATTATGATGTATGTTTTTATGAGTTGCATTATAGTGAGCAGCCTTGTAACTGTCCTCCTCTCCTATGTGtatatcatctccaccatcctgcagATCAGCTCTGCCGAGGGCCGGCGCAAAACCATCTCCACCTGCTCTTTCCACTTGACTGCTGTGGTCCTGCTTTTTGGCACCCTCCTCTTCATATTTTTACGTCCCCCCTCCAGCTATTCCATGGACACAGACAAAATGGCCTCGCTGTTTTACACGCTGGTGATCCCCGTGttgaaccccctcatctacagcctgaggaacacggAGGTGAAGGACGCCGTGAGGAGAGCAATGAATAAACTCCTAACCAATTCCTGA